A section of the Oryza sativa Japonica Group chromosome 1, ASM3414082v1 genome encodes:
- the LOC9270289 gene encoding AT-hook motif nuclear-localized protein 28 produces MADEGSSRAELIEASPAPALDLPSPPRKPRGRPLGSKNKPKPPVVVTRESEAAMRPVVLELGAGCEVAAAVAAFARRRRVGVSVLCGRGTVAAVTLRLPTSPPAAVKLHGRFEVLSLSGTVLPSAAGEGAAPPPPFSVSLAGAGGQVIGGTLAGEMTTADGLVVVAATFGSAEVHRLPADEDDEATGSRGGEERRHPQQQPPQTVAATSAVDVGLLGYGGGVGVAGGASGGQVGRHQQQQQQAEMVLWAQSPGSVGPAHPATSRY; encoded by the coding sequence ATGGCCGACGAGGGGTCGTCGCGCGCCGAGCTGATCGAggcttcgccggcgccggcgctggaccttccgtcgccgccgcggaagCCGCGGGGCCGGCCGCTGGGGTCCAAGAACAAGCCCAAGCCGCCGGTGGTCGTGACGCGGGAGAGCGAGGCGGCGATGCGGCCCGTCGTGCTGGAGCTCGGCGCCGGCTGCGAGGTggccgccgcggtggccgcgTTCGCGCGGCGCCGACGCGTCGGCGTGTCCGTGCTCTGCGGCCgcggcaccgtcgccgccgtcacgcTCCGGCTCccgacctcgccgcccgccgcggtgAAGCTGCACGGGCGGTTCGAGGTGCTGTCCCTGTCCGGGACGGTGCTGCCGTCCGCGGCCGGAgagggggccgcgccgccgccgccgttctcggTGTCTCTAGCTGGGGCGGGCGGGCAGGTGATCGGCGGCACGCTCGCCGGGGAGATGACGACGGCGGAcgggttggtggtggtggccgccaCGTTCGGGAGCGCCGAGGTGCACCGGTTGCCCGCTGATGAGGACGACGAGGCCACCGGCAGCCGCGGCGGTGAGGAGCGGAGGCATCcacagcagcagccgccgcagaCGGTGGCGGCCACGAGCGCCGTCGACGTGGGGCTGCTTGGGTACGGCGGCGGTGTGGGGGTTGCCGGCGGTGCGAGTGGCGGGCAGGTGGGccgccaccagcagcagcagcagcaggccgaGATGGTCTTGTGGGCCCAGTCGCCAGGCTCAGTCGGCCCGGCCCATCCTGCCACGAGTCGTTACTAG
- the LOC4325400 gene encoding probable NADPH:quinone oxidoreductase 1: MEAAAARPVIRVAAICGSLRKASYNGGLLRAAAGVCEESIPGLRVDHVDISGLPLLNTDLETADGGFPPAVEAFRDKVRQADCFLFGSPEYNYSIATPLKNALDWASRGQNCWADKPAAIVSAGGGFGGGRSQYHLRQVGVFLDLHFINKPELAVKAFEQPPKFDSDGNLIDAQIRERIKQVLLSLQAFTLRLQKKD; the protein is encoded by the exons atggaggccgcggcggcgaggcccgtCATCCGCGTCGCCGCCATCTGCGGCTCCCTCCGCAAGGCCTCCTACAacggcggcctcctccgcgccg CCGCGGGGGTGTGCGAGGAGTCCATCCCGGGCCTGCGCGTCGACCACGTCGACATCTCCGGCCTGCCGCTGCTCAACACCGACCTCGAGACCGCCGATGGCGGATTCCCTCCCGCCGTCGAGGCCTTCCGCGACAAGGTCCGCCAGGCCGACTGCTTCCTCTTCGGATCCCCCGAGTACAACTACTCCATCGCAA CCCCACTGAAGAATGCACTTGATTGGGCTTCTAGAGGGCAAAATTGCTGGGCAGACAAACCTGCTGCAATTGTCAGTGCAGGAGGTGGCTTTGGAGGGGGTAGATCACAGTACCATCTTCGTCAGGTCGGGGTATTTTTAGATCTTCACTTCATCAACAAGCCAGAACTAGCCGTAAAAGCATTTGAGCAGCCTCCAAAGTTTGACAGTGATGGTAATTTGATTGATGCGCAAATCAGAGAACGGATCAAGCAAGTTCTCTTATCCCTTCAGGCTTTCACACTCAGGCTCCAAAAGAAAGATTGA